A window from Bosea sp. ANAM02 encodes these proteins:
- a CDS encoding uracil-DNA glycosylase: MNLSDAVGPDAPDPYELLSWYAEMGVTEALDETPRDHFTDPVPAGERGGGQPRLRPLPGRPAAPVRPIAAAATAPDDATVSARAMAREARTLDELKTALAGFEGCALKATAKNLVFADGNPQGRVMMVGEAPGADEDRIGLPFVGRSGQLLDRMLAAIGLSRKDDVYIANLLPWRPPGNRTPTPQEVAICLPFIQRQIELADPDILVCVGGPSAQGLLGFTGILRSRGKWVEYDTGTRRIRAIATLHPAYLLRRPLDKRLAWRDLRALKAALERPN, translated from the coding sequence ATGAACCTGTCCGATGCAGTCGGCCCTGACGCGCCCGATCCCTACGAGCTTTTGAGCTGGTACGCCGAGATGGGCGTCACCGAGGCGCTCGACGAAACGCCGCGCGACCATTTCACCGATCCGGTCCCCGCCGGGGAGCGCGGCGGCGGACAGCCGCGCCTGCGTCCTCTGCCCGGCCGTCCGGCCGCGCCCGTGCGGCCGATCGCAGCCGCTGCGACGGCGCCGGACGACGCGACGGTGAGCGCCAGGGCGATGGCGCGGGAGGCGCGCACGCTCGACGAACTGAAGACGGCACTCGCCGGTTTCGAGGGCTGCGCGCTCAAGGCCACCGCCAAGAACCTCGTCTTCGCCGACGGCAACCCGCAGGGACGGGTGATGATGGTCGGCGAGGCGCCCGGCGCCGACGAGGACCGGATCGGCCTGCCTTTCGTCGGCCGCTCCGGGCAATTGCTCGACCGCATGCTGGCCGCGATCGGGCTGAGTCGTAAGGACGACGTCTATATCGCCAACCTGCTGCCCTGGCGCCCGCCGGGCAACCGCACGCCGACGCCGCAGGAAGTGGCGATCTGCCTGCCCTTCATCCAGCGCCAGATCGAGCTTGCCGACCCCGATATCCTGGTCTGCGTCGGCGGGCCTTCGGCTCAGGGCCTGCTCGGCTTCACCGGCATCCTGCGCTCGCGCGGCAAATGGGTGGAATACGATACCGGCACGCGGCGAATCCGGGCGATCGCCACGCTGCACCCGGCCTATCTGCTGCGCCGCCCGCTCGACAAGCGCCTCGCCTGGCGCGACCTGCGGGCGCTGAAGGCGGCGCTGGAGCGACCGAATTAG
- a CDS encoding DciA family protein, whose protein sequence is MSAKPLAELIDDCIAPALAAQGFAGRAIVSLWPEIVGERLAARSRPLKIDWPRRRPAPGEVSEPATMVVRVESAFALEMQHLGPLLVERVNTHLGWRAVGKLVLKQGPVAAPVMAKPAPKLDSETAARVEAQVSNVADEGLREALAKLGRAVALRAKTQGDDTAS, encoded by the coding sequence ATGTCCGCCAAACCGCTCGCAGAGCTGATCGACGACTGCATCGCGCCCGCGCTGGCCGCACAGGGGTTCGCGGGGCGCGCCATCGTCTCGCTCTGGCCTGAGATCGTCGGCGAGCGGCTGGCGGCGCGCTCGCGCCCGCTCAAGATCGACTGGCCGCGGCGGCGGCCGGCGCCGGGCGAGGTGTCAGAGCCGGCGACGATGGTGGTGCGGGTCGAGAGCGCCTTCGCTCTGGAAATGCAGCATCTCGGGCCGCTCCTGGTCGAGCGCGTGAACACGCATCTCGGCTGGCGCGCGGTCGGCAAGCTCGTGCTGAAGCAGGGGCCGGTTGCGGCGCCCGTCATGGCCAAGCCGGCACCGAAGCTGGACAGTGAGACGGCGGCACGCGTCGAGGCGCAGGTTTCGAACGTCGCAGACGAAGGCCTGCGCGAAGCCTTGGCGAAGCTCGGCCGGGCGGTGGCGCTGCGCGCAAAGACGCAAGGCGATGACACGGCTTCGTGA
- a CDS encoding DsbA family protein, which translates to MTNRRQLLTGAAGIAAAALAGGTAARAQTKLPDAGPLGDVWLGPADAKVTIVEYASMTCSHCASFHATTWPELKKKYIDTGKVRFVLREFPLDPLATAGFMLARCNGNDKFYPMTDLLFAQQRNWAFTDKPVDALSSLVKQAGFTQESFEACLKRQDIYDAVTVVKDGGAKAGVDSTPTFFINGQKRSGALSIAEFDKILEPLLGQ; encoded by the coding sequence ATGACGAACAGGCGACAGCTCCTGACCGGCGCAGCCGGCATCGCCGCTGCCGCGCTCGCCGGCGGCACCGCCGCGCGGGCCCAGACCAAGCTGCCCGATGCGGGCCCGCTGGGCGACGTCTGGCTCGGCCCGGCCGACGCCAAGGTCACCATCGTCGAGTATGCCTCGATGACCTGCTCGCATTGCGCGAGCTTCCACGCCACGACCTGGCCCGAGCTGAAGAAGAAATATATCGACACCGGCAAGGTGCGCTTCGTGCTGCGCGAGTTCCCGCTGGATCCGCTGGCCACGGCTGGCTTCATGCTGGCCCGCTGCAACGGCAACGACAAATTCTATCCGATGACGGACCTGCTGTTCGCGCAGCAGCGCAACTGGGCCTTCACCGACAAGCCGGTCGATGCCCTTTCGTCGCTGGTGAAACAGGCCGGTTTCACACAGGAATCCTTCGAGGCCTGCTTGAAGCGCCAGGATATCTATGACGCCGTCACGGTGGTGAAGGATGGCGGGGCCAAAGCCGGCGTGGATTCGACGCCGACCTTTTTCATCAATGGGCAGAAGCGTTCAGGTGCGCTCTCGATCGCGGAGTTCGACAAGATCCTGGAGCCGCTCCTCGGCCAGTGA
- a CDS encoding thioredoxin family protein, which translates to MLSRRHLLAVAAFAGLLSSVPGRAADNIAYTAAAFGEAQKAGKPILVEIHADWCPTCRAQAPIISDLRKNPRFKDLVVFRVDFDGQKDVVKQFGARMQSTLIVFKGPREAGRSVGDTNGKTIEALLVKAL; encoded by the coding sequence ATGCTCTCGCGCCGCCATCTCCTCGCCGTCGCGGCTTTCGCCGGCCTCCTCTCGTCCGTTCCGGGCCGCGCAGCCGACAACATTGCCTACACGGCCGCAGCCTTCGGCGAGGCGCAGAAGGCCGGAAAGCCGATCCTCGTCGAGATCCACGCCGACTGGTGCCCGACCTGCCGCGCCCAGGCACCGATCATCTCCGATCTGCGCAAGAACCCGCGCTTCAAGGACCTCGTCGTGTTTCGCGTCGATTTCGACGGCCAGAAGGACGTCGTCAAGCAGTTCGGCGCGCGCATGCAGAGCACGCTGATCGTGTTCAAGGGCCCCCGCGAAGCCGGGCGTTCGGTCGGCGACACTAACGGAAAGACGATCGAGGCCTTGCTCGTCAAAGCTCTTTAA
- a CDS encoding neutral zinc metallopeptidase: MQWEDYRQSENLEDRRGSGGGFAGMPGGRGGLGIGTMVVLGLLGWALGIDPRLLIGGAELIGGIGGRPQTQETRRSSGPPQDEMGRFVSAVLAQNEDIWSKVLPQQANTRYQPPRLVLFSGVDRSGCGTAQAAMGPFYCPVDKKVYLDTSFFQEMQRKLGGGGDFAYAYVVGHEVGHHIQNLLGILPKANQLRERSSERDANAISVRIELQADCFAGVWAHNIQAMGRLDQGDIEEALRSAAAIGDDKLQQASQGVVVPDSFTHGSSAQRTRWFNVGFQSGSMQRCDTFRNQV, encoded by the coding sequence ATGCAATGGGAAGATTACCGCCAGTCCGAGAATCTCGAGGACAGGCGCGGCAGCGGCGGCGGCTTCGCCGGCATGCCGGGCGGGCGCGGCGGCCTCGGCATCGGAACGATGGTGGTGCTCGGCCTGCTCGGCTGGGCGCTCGGAATCGATCCGCGCCTGCTCATCGGCGGCGCCGAACTGATCGGCGGCATCGGCGGGCGCCCTCAGACGCAGGAGACGCGCCGCTCCTCCGGCCCGCCGCAGGACGAGATGGGCCGCTTCGTCTCGGCCGTGCTGGCGCAGAACGAGGATATCTGGTCGAAGGTTTTGCCGCAGCAGGCCAACACCCGCTATCAGCCGCCCCGGCTCGTGCTGTTCTCCGGCGTCGACCGATCCGGCTGCGGTACCGCCCAGGCGGCGATGGGACCGTTCTATTGCCCGGTCGACAAGAAGGTCTATCTCGACACCTCCTTCTTCCAGGAGATGCAACGCAAGCTCGGCGGCGGCGGCGACTTCGCCTATGCCTATGTCGTCGGCCACGAGGTCGGCCATCACATCCAGAACCTGCTTGGCATCCTGCCCAAGGCCAATCAGCTGCGCGAGCGCTCCTCGGAGCGCGACGCTAACGCGATCTCGGTCCGGATCGAATTGCAGGCCGACTGCTTCGCCGGCGTCTGGGCGCATAACATCCAGGCGATGGGCCGGCTCGACCAGGGCGATATCGAAGAAGCGCTCCGCTCGGCCGCGGCGATCGGTGACGACAAGCTGCAGCAGGCCTCGCAGGGCGTGGTCGTGCCGGATTCCTTCACGCACGGCTCTTCGGCGCAGCGCACGCGCTGGTTCAATGTCGGCTTCCAGTCAGGCTCGATGCAGCGCTGCGACACATTCCGGAATCAGGTCTAG
- the mutY gene encoding A/G-specific adenine glycosylase, translating to MSLETAPHARASDLLAWYDRHRRALPWRAKAGERPDPYRVWASEIMLQQTTVAAVKPYYERFMARFPTVKALAEAPSEDVMQAWAGLGYYSRARNLHACAKAVMESHRGRFPDTEEGLRALPGIGAYTAGAVAAIAFDRPAAAVDGNVERVMSRLFAIEDELPGARPLIRAKVLALLPPARPGDFAQALMDLGATICTPRNPACGLCPWREPCRARIAGTQEDFPRKAPKKAGATRYGAAFVLARADGAILLRTRPAKGLLGGMAEVPTSEWRADYELDGAAQDAPLSLRWTQVAEPVRHVFTHFPLELTVFTGSVPESTPAPAGMRFTRLAELAGEPLPSLMLKVVERAGLYASSKTR from the coding sequence ATGAGCCTGGAAACCGCCCCTCACGCCCGCGCTTCCGATCTTCTAGCCTGGTACGACCGCCATCGCCGGGCGCTGCCCTGGCGCGCGAAGGCGGGCGAGCGGCCCGATCCCTACCGCGTCTGGGCCTCCGAGATCATGCTGCAGCAGACCACGGTTGCGGCGGTCAAGCCCTATTACGAGCGCTTCATGGCCCGTTTCCCGACCGTGAAGGCACTGGCCGAGGCGCCCTCCGAGGACGTCATGCAGGCCTGGGCCGGGCTCGGTTACTATTCCCGTGCCCGCAATCTTCACGCCTGCGCCAAGGCGGTGATGGAGAGCCATCGCGGCCGCTTTCCCGACACGGAGGAGGGCCTGCGCGCCCTGCCTGGCATCGGCGCCTATACCGCCGGCGCGGTCGCGGCGATCGCCTTCGACAGGCCGGCCGCGGCGGTGGACGGCAATGTCGAGCGTGTCATGAGCAGGCTCTTTGCCATCGAGGATGAATTGCCGGGTGCCCGGCCCCTGATTCGCGCGAAGGTGCTGGCGCTACTGCCGCCGGCCCGGCCAGGCGATTTCGCGCAAGCCCTGATGGATCTCGGCGCCACGATCTGCACGCCGCGCAATCCGGCCTGCGGCCTCTGCCCCTGGCGCGAGCCATGCCGGGCGCGGATCGCCGGCACGCAGGAGGACTTTCCGCGCAAGGCCCCTAAGAAGGCCGGTGCCACGCGCTATGGCGCGGCCTTCGTGCTGGCGCGGGCCGACGGCGCGATCCTGCTGCGGACGCGGCCGGCCAAAGGCCTGCTTGGCGGCATGGCAGAGGTGCCGACCAGCGAGTGGCGCGCCGATTACGAGCTCGACGGTGCCGCGCAGGATGCGCCGCTATCCCTGCGCTGGACGCAGGTCGCGGAGCCGGTCCGCCATGTCTTCACGCATTTTCCGCTGGAGCTGACGGTGTTCACCGGCAGCGTTCCGGAGAGCACGCCGGCGCCGGCCGGCATGCGCTTCACCAGGCTGGCGGAGCTCGCCGGCGAACCGCTGCCGAGCCTGATGCTGAAGGTCGTCGAGCGCGCCGGGCTCTACGCCAGTTCGAAGACGCGGTAG
- a CDS encoding PA0069 family radical SAM protein, translated as MAYIGHRIDPDRRRGRGATINPGGRYEAEQRVSEDDGWGSLEELPPFSTEIAYEKARTIITRNDSPDISFDRSINPYRGCEHGCVYCFARPTHAYLGLSPGLDFESKLTAKPDAAALLEKELSSPFYQPRTIAIGTNTDAYQPIEKKLRIMRQILEVLAKFNHPVGIVTKSALVQRDIDILAPMAEKGLVKVALSVTTLDPKTARGMEPRAASPAKRLETIRKLSEAGIPVTVLVAPIIPAINEHEIERILDAAKAAGAEAAGYVLLRLPLEVRDIVQEWLLTHHPDKLRHVMSLIRSTRGGKDYDSQWGQRMVGSGPYAWMIGRRFEMAAERIGFNATRRRLRTDLFVKPEKEKAQLSLF; from the coding sequence ATGGCCTATATCGGCCACCGCATCGACCCGGACAGGCGGCGCGGGCGCGGTGCCACGATCAATCCGGGCGGACGCTACGAGGCGGAGCAGCGCGTCAGCGAGGATGACGGCTGGGGCTCGCTGGAGGAGCTGCCGCCGTTCTCGACCGAGATCGCCTATGAGAAGGCGCGCACCATCATCACGCGCAACGACTCGCCCGACATCTCCTTCGACCGCTCGATCAATCCCTATCGCGGCTGCGAGCATGGCTGCGTCTACTGCTTCGCCCGGCCGACCCATGCCTATCTCGGCCTGTCGCCCGGTCTCGACTTCGAGAGCAAGCTGACGGCCAAGCCCGATGCGGCCGCTTTGCTGGAAAAGGAACTCTCATCCCCCTTCTATCAGCCGCGCACCATCGCGATCGGCACCAATACCGACGCCTATCAGCCGATCGAGAAAAAGCTGCGGATCATGCGCCAGATTCTGGAAGTGCTGGCCAAGTTCAACCACCCGGTCGGCATCGTCACGAAATCGGCGCTGGTCCAACGCGACATCGACATCCTCGCGCCGATGGCGGAGAAAGGACTGGTCAAGGTCGCGCTCTCGGTGACGACGCTCGACCCGAAGACCGCGCGCGGTATGGAACCGCGCGCCGCCTCGCCGGCCAAGCGGCTGGAGACGATCAGGAAGCTGTCGGAGGCCGGCATTCCCGTCACCGTTCTGGTCGCGCCGATCATCCCGGCGATCAACGAGCACGAGATCGAGCGCATCCTCGACGCGGCGAAGGCGGCAGGCGCCGAGGCTGCCGGCTACGTCCTGCTCCGGCTGCCGCTCGAGGTTCGCGACATCGTGCAGGAATGGCTGCTGACGCATCACCCGGACAAGCTCCGGCATGTGATGTCGCTGATCCGTTCGACGCGCGGCGGCAAGGACTACGATTCGCAATGGGGCCAGCGCATGGTCGGCTCCGGCCCCTATGCCTGGATGATCGGGCGGCGCTTCGAGATGGCGGCCGAGCGCATCGGCTTCAACGCGACGCGGCGCAGGCTGCGGACCGACCTGTTCGTGAAGCCGGAGAAGGAGAAGGCGCAGTTGAGCTTGTTTTGA
- a CDS encoding papain-like cysteine protease family protein translates to MATILKTGSRGPEVKKLQEALNAKLKPIPKLVPDGQFGNLTHNAVLAFQRKNWLVEDGQAGPATQSCLYDTEAFAPILHKVPFIAQPTNTTCWATSTAMMKKSTVPIVIARTPPDMIASDGGLLNSSESDQAIVTGQRYGRIHGLRCNAPQSWSVEQLRQAVSRGPLMFDMLWRVDEYTAGRGSPGHMIVIVGMRGDGNPDGTGTTLRIHDPWPPNRGKIYSKGYFKWSVELPTMTYRVFELA, encoded by the coding sequence ATGGCGACGATCCTCAAGACCGGTTCCCGCGGGCCAGAGGTCAAGAAGCTTCAGGAAGCCCTGAACGCGAAACTGAAGCCGATCCCGAAACTGGTGCCGGACGGCCAGTTCGGCAACCTGACCCATAACGCCGTCCTCGCCTTCCAGCGCAAGAACTGGCTGGTCGAGGATGGGCAGGCCGGCCCCGCGACGCAAAGCTGTCTCTACGATACCGAGGCTTTCGCGCCGATCCTCCACAAGGTGCCGTTCATCGCGCAGCCGACCAACACGACCTGCTGGGCGACATCGACGGCGATGATGAAGAAATCGACCGTGCCGATCGTCATAGCCAGGACGCCGCCGGACATGATCGCCTCCGATGGCGGGCTTCTGAACTCCTCCGAAAGCGACCAGGCGATCGTGACCGGCCAACGCTATGGCCGCATTCACGGCTTGCGTTGCAACGCGCCGCAATCCTGGTCCGTCGAGCAACTCAGACAGGCGGTATCGCGCGGTCCCCTGATGTTCGACATGCTCTGGCGCGTCGACGAGTATACGGCCGGGCGCGGCAGCCCCGGCCACATGATCGTCATCGTCGGCATGCGCGGCGACGGCAATCCCGACGGCACCGGCACGACGCTGCGCATCCATGATCCCTGGCCGCCGAACCGCGGCAAGATCTATTCGAAGGGCTATTTCAAATGGTCCGTCGAGCTGCCGACGATGACCTACCGCGTCTTCGAACTGGCGTAG
- a CDS encoding cytochrome c biogenesis CcdA family protein — MVLGSLGLAFLAGLLSILSPCVLPLLPIVLGSAAAEHRLAPLALAAGVALSFVAVGLFVATIGYGLGLDADVFRTAAAILMIAVGGVLAIPPLQVRLAAAGGPVSDWAERNLSGFSTQGISGQFGVGLLLGAVWAPCVGPTLGAASVLAAQGENLGQVAGIMTTFGLGAAIPLMALGLMSRQAMLRWRQQMLQGGKTAKILLGIVLVVVGLLIVSGYDKAIEAELVSRSPAWLVDLTTRF; from the coding sequence ATGGTTCTCGGCAGCCTGGGCCTCGCCTTTTTGGCCGGCCTTCTTTCGATACTGTCCCCCTGCGTGTTGCCGCTCCTGCCGATCGTGCTGGGCAGCGCGGCGGCCGAGCATCGCCTCGCGCCGCTGGCGCTTGCTGCCGGCGTGGCCCTGTCCTTCGTCGCCGTCGGTCTCTTCGTCGCGACGATCGGCTATGGGCTCGGTCTCGACGCCGATGTCTTCCGGACCGCCGCAGCCATCCTGATGATCGCGGTCGGCGGCGTTCTCGCCATTCCGCCGCTTCAAGTTCGCCTCGCCGCAGCCGGCGGCCCGGTCAGCGACTGGGCCGAACGCAATCTGTCCGGTTTCTCCACGCAGGGCATATCCGGGCAGTTCGGCGTCGGCCTGCTGCTCGGAGCCGTCTGGGCGCCCTGCGTCGGCCCGACGCTGGGAGCGGCGTCCGTGCTGGCCGCGCAAGGCGAGAACCTCGGTCAGGTCGCCGGGATCATGACGACCTTTGGCCTCGGCGCAGCCATCCCCCTGATGGCGCTCGGCCTGATGTCGCGCCAGGCGATGCTGCGCTGGCGGCAGCAGATGCTCCAGGGCGGCAAGACGGCGAAGATTCTGCTGGGGATCGTGCTCGTCGTCGTCGGCCTCCTGATCGTCAGCGGCTACGACAAGGCGATCGAGGCCGAACTGGTCAGTCGCTCGCCGGCCTGGCTGGTCGATCTGACCACGCGCTTCTGA
- a CDS encoding ribonuclease HII yields MPADFSRETSAITNGLWPLVGIDEVGRGPLAGPVVAAAVILDPERVPAGLDDSKKLSAAIREELFGEIMERALAVSVASVTAAEIDAINIRQATLLAMRRAAGALPLAPLHILVDGNDPPQFACSCEAIIQGDGQVASIAAASIVAKVTRDRMMARLCKRYPAYGFSGHVGYGTPAHRKAITAHGPCPEHRYSFAPVKGIWFR; encoded by the coding sequence ATGCCCGCCGATTTCAGCCGCGAAACCTCCGCCATCACCAACGGCCTGTGGCCGCTGGTCGGGATCGACGAGGTCGGGCGCGGACCGCTGGCCGGGCCGGTCGTTGCCGCAGCGGTGATCCTCGATCCCGAGCGGGTGCCTGCCGGCCTCGACGATTCGAAGAAGCTGTCGGCTGCGATCCGCGAGGAGCTGTTCGGCGAGATCATGGAGCGGGCGCTGGCCGTTTCCGTCGCCAGCGTGACGGCGGCCGAGATCGACGCCATCAACATCCGGCAGGCGACATTGCTCGCGATGCGCCGGGCGGCGGGCGCCCTGCCGCTGGCGCCTCTGCACATCCTGGTCGATGGCAACGACCCGCCGCAATTCGCCTGCTCCTGCGAGGCGATCATCCAGGGCGACGGGCAGGTCGCCTCGATCGCGGCGGCCTCCATCGTCGCCAAGGTGACGCGCGACCGAATGATGGCGCGGCTGTGCAAGCGCTATCCGGCCTATGGCTTCTCCGGCCATGTCGGCTACGGCACGCCGGCTCATCGCAAAGCCATCACCGCGCATGGCCCCTGCCCCGAGCACCGCTATTCCTTCGCGCCGGTGAAGGGCATCTGGTTCCGCTAA